Proteins from one Bradyrhizobium amphicarpaeae genomic window:
- a CDS encoding M20 aminoacylase family protein, giving the protein MPIVNRVADLQPDIQAWRRDIHEHPELLYDVHRTAAFVADRLREFGCDEVVTGLGQTGVVGVIKGNKPAGEGLKTIGLRADMDALPVEEQTNLPYASKIPGKMHACGHDGHTAMLLGAARYLAETRNFAGDAIVIFQPAEEGGAGGAAMVKDGLMERFGIEQVYGMHNGPGIPIGSFAIRPGPIMAATDEVDINIEGLGGHAARPHKCIDSVLVGAQVITALQSIVARSVDPLESAVISICEFHAGNARNVIPQTATLKGTIRTLSPEVRKLVEKRVHEVVAGVAQITGAKIDLRYQRNYPVVNNHAAETEVARRIARQVAGDANVHEMPPLMGGEDFAYMLEARPGAFIFCGNGDSAGLHHPAYNFNDEAIVFGTSYWVKLVEESLAAS; this is encoded by the coding sequence ATGCCCATCGTGAACCGCGTCGCCGACCTCCAACCCGATATTCAGGCCTGGCGCCGGGACATCCATGAGCATCCGGAGCTGCTGTACGACGTCCACCGCACCGCAGCATTCGTCGCGGACCGTCTGCGCGAGTTCGGCTGCGATGAGGTCGTCACCGGCCTCGGCCAGACCGGCGTGGTCGGGGTGATCAAGGGCAACAAGCCGGCCGGCGAGGGACTCAAGACCATCGGCCTGCGCGCCGACATGGATGCGCTCCCCGTCGAGGAGCAGACCAACCTGCCTTACGCCTCCAAGATTCCGGGCAAGATGCACGCCTGCGGCCATGACGGCCACACCGCGATGCTGCTCGGGGCCGCCCGCTACCTCGCCGAGACCCGCAACTTCGCCGGCGATGCGATCGTGATCTTTCAGCCCGCCGAGGAAGGCGGCGCCGGCGGCGCGGCCATGGTCAAGGATGGCCTGATGGAGCGCTTCGGCATCGAGCAGGTCTACGGCATGCACAATGGTCCCGGCATTCCGATCGGCTCGTTCGCGATCCGGCCGGGCCCGATCATGGCGGCGACCGACGAGGTCGACATCAACATCGAGGGCCTCGGCGGCCATGCCGCGCGTCCGCACAAATGCATCGATTCCGTGCTGGTCGGCGCACAGGTGATCACGGCGCTGCAGTCGATCGTCGCGCGCAGCGTCGATCCGCTGGAATCGGCCGTGATCTCGATATGCGAATTCCACGCCGGTAACGCCCGCAACGTCATTCCGCAGACCGCGACGCTGAAGGGGACCATCCGCACGCTGTCGCCGGAGGTACGCAAGCTGGTCGAGAAGCGCGTGCATGAGGTGGTGGCGGGCGTCGCGCAGATCACCGGCGCCAAGATCGACCTGCGCTACCAGCGCAACTACCCCGTCGTGAACAACCACGCGGCGGAGACCGAGGTGGCGCGGCGCATTGCCAGGCAAGTCGCGGGCGATGCCAATGTGCACGAGATGCCGCCGCTGATGGGCGGCGAGGATTTCGCCTACATGCTGGAAGCCCGGCCCGGCGCCTTCATCTTCTGCGGTAACGGCGACAGCGCCGGGCTGCATCACCCCGCCTACAATTTCAACGACGAGGCGATCGTGTTCGGCACGTCCTACTGGGTCAAGCTGGTCGAGGAATCGCTCGCGGCGTCGTAA
- a CDS encoding inorganic phosphate transporter — protein MTDVAFDRAVADPAPIQPASRPNLDKGFNPLTMILFFGILAAGLLFVAYSIYVDVNATGARVTTYLPYILLFVALLIALGFEFVNGFHDTANAVATVIYTHSLPAEVAVMWSGFFNFLGVLMSSGAVAFGIVSLLPVELILQVGSSAGFAMVFALLIAAILWNLGTWFFGLPASSSHTLIGSIIGVGVANAVMRGRDGTSGVDWSKATEIGYALLLSPLFGFICAAVLLLLLKVIVRNPALYAAPESNKAPPLWIRGLLIATCTGVSFAHGSNDGQKGMGLIMLILIGTVPTAYALNRALPESQVAQFQKVSDAASRVIAAKGAGHSIIGDPRPAVTQYITSHHISEGTYPSLSVLVKDVGDQVAKYGSLNKVPAEVVGNTRNDMYLTSEAIRFLMKDKENDLNKDEVATLNAYKGGLDSATKFIPTWVKVAVAIALGLGTMIGWKRIVITVGEKIGKSHLTYAQGASAELVAVATIGAADVFGLPVSTTHVLSSGVAGTMAANGSGLQWSTIRNLLMAWVLTLPCAIMLSATLYVIFSRIF, from the coding sequence ATGACCGATGTTGCATTCGACCGCGCGGTAGCCGATCCCGCGCCGATCCAGCCTGCCTCGCGGCCGAACCTCGACAAGGGCTTCAATCCGCTGACGATGATCCTGTTCTTCGGCATCCTTGCCGCGGGCTTGCTGTTCGTCGCCTACAGCATCTATGTCGACGTCAACGCGACCGGCGCGCGGGTGACGACCTACCTGCCCTACATCCTGTTGTTCGTCGCGCTGCTGATCGCGCTCGGATTCGAATTCGTCAATGGCTTCCACGACACCGCCAATGCGGTGGCGACCGTGATCTACACCCATTCGCTGCCGGCCGAAGTCGCTGTGATGTGGTCGGGCTTCTTCAACTTCCTCGGCGTGCTCATGTCCTCCGGCGCGGTCGCCTTCGGCATCGTCTCGCTGCTGCCGGTCGAGCTGATCCTGCAGGTCGGCTCCAGCGCCGGCTTCGCGATGGTGTTCGCGCTGCTGATCGCCGCGATCCTGTGGAATCTCGGCACCTGGTTCTTCGGCCTGCCCGCCTCCTCCTCGCACACGCTGATCGGCTCGATCATCGGCGTCGGCGTCGCCAACGCCGTCATGCGCGGCCGCGACGGCACCTCGGGCGTGGACTGGAGCAAGGCCACCGAGATCGGCTACGCGCTGCTGCTGTCGCCGCTGTTCGGCTTCATTTGCGCCGCCGTGCTGTTGCTGCTGCTCAAGGTCATCGTACGCAACCCGGCCCTGTATGCTGCGCCCGAAAGCAACAAGGCGCCGCCGCTCTGGATCCGCGGCCTGCTGATCGCGACCTGCACCGGCGTCAGCTTCGCGCACGGCTCGAACGACGGCCAGAAAGGCATGGGCCTGATCATGCTGATCCTGATCGGCACCGTGCCGACGGCCTATGCGCTCAACCGCGCGCTGCCGGAATCTCAGGTCGCCCAGTTCCAGAAGGTCTCGGATGCCGCCTCCAGGGTGATCGCGGCCAAGGGCGCCGGTCACTCGATCATCGGCGACCCCCGTCCTGCGGTGACGCAGTACATCACCTCGCACCACATCAGCGAAGGCACCTACCCCTCGCTGTCGGTGCTGGTGAAGGATGTCGGCGACCAGGTCGCGAAATACGGCTCGCTCAACAAGGTGCCGGCGGAAGTGGTCGGCAACACCCGTAACGACATGTACCTGACCTCGGAAGCGATCCGCTTCCTGATGAAGGACAAGGAAAACGACCTCAACAAGGATGAGGTCGCGACCTTGAACGCCTACAAGGGCGGACTCGACAGCGCCACGAAGTTCATCCCGACCTGGGTGAAGGTCGCCGTTGCGATCGCGCTCGGCCTCGGCACCATGATCGGCTGGAAGCGCATCGTGATCACGGTCGGCGAGAAGATCGGCAAGAGCCATCTCACCTACGCGCAGGGCGCTTCGGCCGAGTTGGTGGCCGTCGCGACGATCGGCGCCGCCGACGTGTTCGGCCTGCCGGTCTCCACCACCCACGTGCTGTCGTCCGGCGTCGCCGGCACCATGGCGGCGAACGGCTCGGGCCTGCAATGGTCGACCATCCGCAATTTGTTGATGGCCTGGGTGCTGACCCTGCCCTGCGCGATCATGCTGTCGGCCACGCTCTACGTGATCTTCTCGCGGATCTTCTGA
- a CDS encoding UdgX family uracil-DNA binding protein (This protein belongs to the uracil DNA glycosylase superfamily, members of which act in excision repair of DNA. However, it belongs more specifically to UdgX branch, whose founding member was found to bind uracil in DNA (where it does not belong), without cleaving it, appears to promote DNA repair by a pathway involving RecA, rather than base excision.), which translates to MQYVTLDTETDFDGWRKAARSLALHHVQPADVTWTVQGGEAELFAPQAPSPILDVNEGSFNVSGKFVDLARAAILHRDPERFAILYRLLWRLKDNHDLIEVAIDPDVAQVTTMAKAVRRDEHKMHAFVRFREIGRERAAHYVAWFEPEHHIVELAAPFFAKRFADMPWSILTPDLCAHWDGHALSFTPGVSKSEAPGEDRLEETWRRYYASIFNPARLKVKAMQAEMPKKYWRNLPEASIIKPLIEDAERMTGAMIANAATDPHKPQKRPEVPMTRKTAADDLEALREEAAHCRACPLYKDATQTVFGEGPKNANIMLVGEQPGDKEDLAGHPFVGPAGQMLDRALEEAGVDRKKVYVTNAVKHFKFVPRGKIRLHQKPNTPEIKACRQWYEREVATLQPDLIVAMGATAAQSVFGKITPVGKTRGRLIELPDGRKALVTVHPSYLLRLPDPEAKALEYQRFVDDLKIVAGVQKKAAQAA; encoded by the coding sequence ATGCAGTACGTCACGCTCGACACCGAAACCGATTTCGACGGCTGGCGCAAAGCCGCGCGCAGCCTCGCGCTTCATCATGTGCAGCCCGCCGATGTCACCTGGACCGTGCAGGGCGGCGAAGCGGAGTTATTCGCGCCGCAAGCGCCGTCTCCGATCCTCGACGTGAACGAAGGCAGCTTCAACGTATCAGGCAAATTCGTCGATCTCGCCAGGGCCGCGATCCTGCATCGTGATCCCGAGCGCTTTGCGATCCTCTATCGCCTGCTCTGGCGGTTGAAGGACAATCACGACCTCATCGAGGTCGCAATCGATCCTGATGTCGCGCAGGTCACGACCATGGCGAAAGCGGTCCGTCGCGACGAACACAAGATGCACGCCTTCGTCCGCTTTCGCGAGATCGGACGCGAACGCGCCGCGCATTATGTCGCCTGGTTCGAGCCGGAGCATCACATCGTCGAGCTCGCCGCGCCGTTTTTCGCCAAACGCTTCGCCGATATGCCCTGGTCGATCCTGACGCCGGACCTCTGCGCACATTGGGACGGCCATGCGCTCTCATTCACGCCGGGCGTCAGCAAGAGCGAGGCGCCAGGCGAAGACCGGCTGGAGGAAACCTGGCGGCGCTACTACGCCAGCATCTTCAATCCGGCCCGGCTCAAGGTGAAGGCGATGCAGGCCGAGATGCCCAAGAAGTATTGGAGGAACCTGCCCGAGGCTTCGATCATTAAACCGTTGATCGAGGACGCCGAGCGCATGACCGGTGCTATGATCGCCAATGCTGCAACCGATCCGCACAAACCTCAAAAGCGGCCGGAGGTCCCCATGACACGCAAGACCGCCGCCGACGATCTCGAAGCGCTCCGCGAGGAGGCCGCGCATTGCCGCGCCTGCCCGCTCTACAAGGACGCAACGCAGACCGTGTTCGGCGAAGGCCCGAAGAACGCCAACATCATGCTGGTCGGCGAGCAGCCCGGGGACAAGGAAGACCTTGCCGGCCATCCCTTCGTCGGCCCGGCCGGCCAGATGCTCGACCGCGCGCTCGAGGAGGCCGGAGTCGATCGCAAGAAGGTCTATGTCACCAACGCGGTGAAGCACTTCAAATTCGTGCCGCGCGGAAAGATCCGCCTGCACCAGAAGCCGAACACGCCGGAGATCAAGGCGTGCCGGCAATGGTATGAGCGGGAAGTCGCGACGCTCCAACCCGATCTGATCGTAGCGATGGGCGCCACCGCTGCGCAAAGCGTGTTCGGCAAGATCACCCCTGTCGGCAAGACCCGCGGCCGGCTCATCGAGCTTCCCGACGGACGCAAGGCGCTGGTGACGGTGCACCCGTCTTATTTGCTGAGGCTGCCCGATCCGGAAGCCAAGGCGCTGGAATATCAGCGCTTTGTCGACGATTTGAAGATCGTTGCCGGCGTGCAGAAGAAAGCCGCGCAGGCCGCCTGA
- a CDS encoding putative DNA modification/repair radical SAM protein, with amino-acid sequence MDVQRKLEILADAAKYDASCASSGTEKRDSSDRKGMGSTAPGMGICHSYAPDGRCISLLKVLLTNACNYDCLYCVNRASSNVPRARFTVDEVVKLTLDFYRRNYIEGLFLSSGIIRSPDYTMEQVVSVARKLREEHHFRGYIHLKTIPEADDALIAEAGKYADRLSINIEMPEETSLQQFAPEKDVRAIRRTMGRLRLKLDEAEENRAAKTKARPQRFAPAGQSTQMIVGADSASDHTILHTSSNLYGSYKLRRVYYSAFSPIPDASRALPLVQPPLLREHRLYQADWLMRFYGFDVGEIVDDSAMLPLDIDPKLAWALRHRDRFPLDINRASREELLRVPGFGTKAVERIIATRRTTTIRLADLARLHVPRNKALPFIVLSDHRPSPHRLDAAGLIERFKPKATQLGFGF; translated from the coding sequence ATGGACGTGCAACGCAAGCTGGAAATTCTGGCGGACGCCGCCAAGTACGATGCGTCCTGCGCCTCCAGCGGCACCGAGAAGCGGGATTCCAGCGACCGCAAGGGTATGGGTTCGACCGCGCCAGGCATGGGCATCTGTCATTCCTATGCGCCGGACGGCCGCTGCATTTCGCTGCTCAAGGTGCTGCTGACCAACGCCTGCAATTACGATTGCCTCTATTGCGTCAACCGCGCCTCCTCGAACGTGCCGCGCGCCCGCTTCACCGTCGACGAAGTGGTCAAGCTGACGCTCGACTTCTACCGGCGCAATTACATCGAGGGCCTGTTCCTCTCCTCCGGCATCATCCGCAGCCCTGATTACACCATGGAGCAGGTGGTGAGCGTCGCGCGGAAACTACGCGAGGAGCACCACTTCCGCGGTTACATCCACCTAAAGACCATTCCCGAGGCCGACGACGCGCTGATCGCGGAGGCCGGCAAATATGCCGACCGTCTCTCCATCAACATCGAGATGCCCGAGGAGACCAGCCTGCAGCAATTCGCGCCGGAGAAGGACGTGCGTGCGATCCGCCGCACCATGGGCCGACTCCGGCTGAAGCTGGACGAGGCCGAGGAGAACCGGGCAGCGAAGACGAAAGCGAGGCCGCAGCGCTTCGCCCCGGCAGGCCAGAGCACGCAAATGATCGTCGGCGCAGATAGCGCCTCCGACCACACCATTCTCCACACCAGTTCCAATCTCTACGGCTCATACAAGCTGAGGCGCGTTTATTATTCCGCCTTCAGCCCGATCCCCGACGCCAGCCGCGCCTTGCCTCTGGTGCAGCCGCCGCTGCTGCGCGAGCATCGGCTCTACCAGGCCGACTGGCTGATGCGGTTCTACGGCTTCGATGTCGGCGAGATCGTCGACGACAGCGCGATGCTGCCGCTCGACATCGATCCGAAGCTCGCCTGGGCGCTGCGCCATCGCGACCGCTTCCCGCTCGACATCAACCGCGCCAGCCGCGAGGAACTGCTGCGCGTGCCGGGTTTCGGCACCAAGGCGGTCGAACGCATCATCGCGACACGACGCACCACCACGATCCGCCTCGCCGATCTCGCCCGGCTGCACGTGCCCCGCAACAAGGCGCTGCCGTTCATCGTCCTCAGCGACCACCGCCCCTCGCCGCATCGCCTCGACGCCGCCGGGCTGATCGAACGCTTCAAGCCGAAAGCAACACAATTGGGATTTGGCTTCTGA
- a CDS encoding ImuA family protein, with protein MSGARMSALASLRGQIERIETAAVMHPHDRVALGHSEADNALKGGLARAALHEVFCEGRQGPAATGFVMGLAGRVSAQRPLLWIRQDFSEIEAGALSMSGLAELGLDPRRVVTVRAADVESALRSSADALACDALGAVVLELWGDVGQFDLVASRKLTLAAQGSGVTGLMLRMAAQPLPSTAETRWMLRAAHSPPGPVWAAWGAPRFDAELLRNRHGPCGRWIMEWNCDECQFSEPSAYSQPVAATPADRQDPAFLQQRRAG; from the coding sequence ATGAGCGGCGCACGCATGAGCGCGCTTGCGAGTTTGCGCGGCCAGATCGAGCGCATCGAGACGGCGGCGGTCATGCATCCGCACGATCGCGTTGCACTCGGTCACAGCGAAGCCGACAACGCGCTGAAGGGCGGCCTCGCGCGCGCGGCGCTCCACGAGGTGTTTTGCGAGGGGCGCCAGGGCCCGGCCGCGACTGGCTTCGTCATGGGGCTTGCCGGGCGCGTCTCGGCGCAGCGGCCGCTGCTGTGGATACGACAGGATTTCTCGGAGATAGAGGCAGGCGCGCTGTCGATGAGCGGGCTCGCCGAGCTCGGCCTCGATCCGCGCCGCGTGGTGACGGTGCGCGCCGCCGATGTCGAGAGCGCGCTGCGTAGCTCGGCCGATGCGCTCGCCTGCGATGCGCTCGGCGCCGTCGTGCTCGAGCTCTGGGGCGATGTCGGGCAGTTCGATCTGGTGGCGAGCCGCAAGCTGACGCTGGCCGCGCAAGGCTCCGGCGTCACCGGGCTGATGCTGCGGATGGCGGCGCAGCCGCTGCCCTCGACCGCGGAGACCAGGTGGATGCTGCGCGCGGCGCATTCGCCGCCGGGGCCGGTGTGGGCCGCGTGGGGCGCGCCGCGCTTCGATGCCGAGCTGTTGCGCAATCGTCATGGCCCATGCGGCCGGTGGATCATGGAATGGAATTGTGATGAGTGCCAGTTCAGTGAACCGTCGGCGTATTCTCAGCCTGTGGCTGCCACGCCTGCCGATCGACAGGATCCAGCGTTTCTTCAACAGCGCCGGGCTGGGTAA
- a CDS encoding Y-family DNA polymerase, which produces MSASSVNRRRILSLWLPRLPIDRIQRFFNSAGLGKTNHEPSIVVVKDNNALVIHALDESAERLGLYIGQPLANARAMCPDLKVFDADIVADAKTLSDIADWCDRFTPLVALDPPHGLFLDITGCAHLFGGEAALLQTLVRALGRQGFAVSAAIAGTSVCARTLTRQASHSIVADGGEAAAIDRFPVSALGAGEAISTGLRRAGLKTIGDVASRSPSEITARFGARFSTLLAHALGQGDAPISPRKPLPDYIVEKRFAEPIATDTMIAMTLSRLADTLIASMEKQGKGARRLEAAFFRTDGVVRAIMVEAGRPVTQSKVIDRLFRERLDALADPLDPGFGFDMVRLSASRTEIVVQEQRDLDAHVHDNDELSALIDRIAARIGGKRVVVHLPEETHIPECAVMAAPAQHYLAAAMQAEWPVRTESEPPLRPLRLFDKPEPIKVPFAAVPDGPPHQFTWRRALHAVVRVEGPERIAMEWWRQDGKQLTRDYFRIEDTEGLRFWIFRDGLYEGECFDADGKPTPPGWYVHGLFA; this is translated from the coding sequence ATGAGTGCCAGTTCAGTGAACCGTCGGCGTATTCTCAGCCTGTGGCTGCCACGCCTGCCGATCGACAGGATCCAGCGTTTCTTCAACAGCGCCGGGCTGGGTAAAACCAATCATGAGCCGAGCATCGTCGTCGTCAAGGACAACAATGCACTGGTGATCCATGCGCTGGATGAATCTGCCGAGCGTCTGGGGCTATACATCGGCCAGCCCTTGGCGAATGCCCGGGCGATGTGTCCGGACTTAAAGGTTTTCGACGCCGATATCGTCGCCGATGCGAAGACGCTCAGCGATATCGCCGACTGGTGCGACCGCTTCACGCCGCTGGTCGCGCTCGATCCGCCGCACGGGCTGTTCCTCGACATCACCGGCTGCGCACATCTGTTCGGCGGCGAGGCCGCGTTGTTGCAGACGCTGGTTCGTGCGCTCGGCCGACAAGGCTTTGCCGTCAGCGCGGCGATCGCCGGCACCTCGGTCTGTGCGCGCACGCTGACGCGGCAGGCATCTCACAGCATCGTTGCCGATGGCGGGGAGGCGGCGGCGATCGACCGGTTTCCGGTATCCGCGCTCGGTGCGGGCGAAGCCATCAGCACCGGCCTGCGCCGCGCCGGGCTGAAGACCATCGGCGATGTCGCCTCCCGTTCGCCGAGCGAGATCACGGCGCGGTTCGGGGCGCGGTTCTCAACCTTGCTCGCGCATGCGCTGGGGCAGGGCGATGCGCCGATCAGCCCGCGCAAGCCGCTGCCGGATTACATCGTCGAGAAGCGCTTTGCCGAGCCGATCGCGACCGACACAATGATCGCGATGACGCTGTCGCGGCTGGCGGACACGCTGATCGCCTCCATGGAGAAGCAGGGCAAGGGCGCGCGCCGGCTGGAAGCCGCCTTCTTCCGCACCGACGGCGTGGTCCGCGCGATCATGGTCGAGGCCGGGCGGCCGGTGACGCAAAGTAAAGTCATCGACCGGCTGTTCCGCGAGCGGCTCGATGCGCTCGCCGATCCCCTCGATCCCGGTTTCGGCTTCGACATGGTGCGCCTGTCGGCGAGCCGCACCGAGATCGTGGTGCAGGAGCAGCGCGATCTCGACGCCCATGTCCACGACAATGACGAGCTCTCTGCCCTGATCGACCGGATCGCCGCGCGCATCGGCGGAAAACGCGTCGTCGTGCACCTGCCCGAGGAGACCCATATCCCCGAATGCGCGGTGATGGCGGCGCCAGCGCAGCATTATCTCGCTGCCGCCATGCAGGCCGAATGGCCCGTTCGCACCGAGAGCGAGCCGCCGCTGCGTCCCTTGCGGCTGTTCGACAAGCCGGAGCCGATCAAGGTGCCGTTCGCGGCCGTGCCGGATGGTCCGCCGCATCAATTCACCTGGCGCCGCGCGCTGCATGCCGTGGTGCGGGTGGAGGGGCCCGAGCGTATCGCCATGGAATGGTGGAGGCAGGACGGCAAGCAGCTGACGCGGGATTACTTTCGCATCGAGGACACCGAAGGCCTGCGCTTCTGGATCTTTCGCGACGGACTTTACGAGGGAGAATGCTTCGATGCCGATGGCAAGCCCACTCCTCCCGGCTGGTATGTGCACGGTCTCTTCGCATGA